From Pseudomonas sp. CCI4.2, one genomic window encodes:
- a CDS encoding diguanylate cyclase domain-containing protein: protein MKKNYAPLSNLVDLMLDAVCVVDTGGRFAFASAACERIFGYTPEEMVGRLMIDMVLPEDRERTLAVAKEVSSGNAKSYFENRYVRKDGKVVHIMWSARWSELDQLRIGVARDITERKQAETLQAALYSISEAAHAAEDLLTLFQRSHQIVGELLPALSFSITLRDENTGELSFAYHMDELDQPTTPNSVAQILSTEVVRTGQSRCLNSETTDAISALLNNVVETDLLCWLGVPLLAQRGTIGALVIRSEAGSLRDTQKDLELLQFISTQLAAAIDRKQMEARLQHMAQNDLLTGLPNRGLFHDRLQVVLTRARREQSQFALLYLDLNNFKQVNDTLGHAVGDLLLQEIARRLRCCVRESDTVARMGGDEFVLLLGNIQRAEDASLVVEKIHRSLDQPLEVDGHVMSARMSIGIALYPENGVDGKQLLKHADEDMYRAKKTLNGASHGLPTSLQLDAESPLVEP from the coding sequence ATGAAGAAAAACTACGCGCCGCTGAGTAATTTGGTCGACCTGATGCTCGATGCCGTCTGCGTTGTCGACACGGGTGGCCGCTTTGCCTTTGCCAGCGCTGCGTGCGAACGAATTTTTGGCTATACCCCTGAGGAAATGGTCGGGCGATTGATGATAGATATGGTCTTGCCCGAAGATCGCGAACGTACGCTGGCGGTTGCCAAAGAGGTCTCGTCGGGGAATGCCAAGTCCTACTTCGAAAATCGCTATGTGCGTAAAGACGGCAAAGTTGTTCACATCATGTGGTCGGCGCGCTGGTCAGAGCTTGATCAACTGCGGATCGGCGTCGCGCGTGACATCACGGAGCGCAAACAGGCTGAAACCTTGCAAGCAGCGTTGTATTCGATTTCTGAAGCCGCTCACGCCGCCGAAGATTTACTGACGCTGTTTCAGCGCAGTCATCAGATCGTTGGCGAACTGCTGCCTGCCCTTAGCTTCTCCATAACCCTGCGTGATGAAAACACCGGCGAGTTGAGTTTCGCCTACCACATGGATGAGCTGGACCAGCCGACAACGCCGAACTCCGTCGCCCAAATCCTGAGTACCGAGGTGGTCCGTACCGGACAATCCCGGTGCCTGAACTCGGAGACCACCGACGCCATTTCCGCGCTGTTAAACAACGTTGTGGAGACCGATTTACTGTGTTGGCTTGGCGTGCCACTGCTCGCTCAACGCGGCACTATTGGCGCACTGGTCATCAGAAGCGAAGCGGGTAGCTTACGGGACACCCAGAAGGATCTTGAGCTGCTGCAATTCATCTCCACTCAGCTTGCTGCGGCCATTGACCGCAAGCAAATGGAGGCGCGGCTGCAGCACATGGCCCAAAACGATCTATTGACCGGCCTGCCCAATCGCGGGCTTTTTCATGATCGGTTGCAAGTGGTGCTCACTCGAGCGCGACGCGAACAAAGCCAATTCGCCCTGCTGTACCTCGACCTAAACAACTTCAAACAGGTCAACGACACCTTGGGCCATGCGGTGGGCGATTTGCTGCTGCAAGAAATTGCCCGACGCCTGAGATGCTGTGTGCGCGAATCAGACACCGTTGCGCGGATGGGTGGCGATGAGTTCGTGCTGCTGCTGGGGAACATCCAACGAGCGGAAGATGCGTCGCTCGTGGTCGAAAAAATCCATCGCTCACTGGATCAGCCATTAGAGGTCGATGGCCATGTCATGAGCGCGCGCATGAGCATCGGCATCGCGCTGTACCCTGAGAATGGCGTGGACGGTAAACAGCTGCTCAAGCACGCCGATGAAGACATGTACCGTGCAAAAAAGACACTCAACGGTGCCTCTCACGGCCTGCCAACATCCCTCCAGCTCGACGCCGAGTCGCCGCTCGTGGAGCCCTGA
- the mksE gene encoding Mks condensin complex protein MksE, protein MHIDLSEMSQLAPIFRELLKGYHVSRRDPELYAQLSNSQDQYRTLFKALGYELVCDTRGFYYFVPDLAAAQVNKTAQRLALFTFIIVEHLADQGRDPVAVLDGGSLGRDELPTLLEKYRDLFVQAEVQTQEELEEKIMRRMTQLGFASEENGIYRFLPPMHRFLDVCLSVQQDRDLAASLHSVLPLPTPILIDDDGALLDTEDPLDLAAFDEPEETEAQALARAIAAEQQEMDA, encoded by the coding sequence ATGCATATTGATCTATCCGAAATGTCCCAGTTGGCGCCGATTTTTCGTGAGCTATTGAAGGGCTATCACGTCAGCCGCCGCGACCCTGAGCTGTACGCGCAGCTGTCCAATAGCCAGGATCAATACCGCACGTTGTTTAAGGCCCTGGGCTACGAATTGGTCTGCGACACGCGCGGTTTTTATTACTTCGTACCCGACCTCGCAGCAGCTCAGGTCAACAAGACCGCGCAACGATTGGCGCTGTTCACCTTCATTATTGTCGAGCACTTGGCTGACCAGGGTCGTGACCCGGTGGCCGTGCTGGACGGTGGCAGCCTGGGCCGCGATGAGTTACCTACGCTACTAGAGAAATACCGCGATCTGTTCGTACAAGCTGAAGTGCAAACCCAAGAAGAGCTGGAAGAAAAGATCATGCGCCGCATGACCCAGCTCGGGTTCGCCAGTGAGGAAAACGGCATCTACCGTTTCTTGCCGCCGATGCATCGCTTTCTGGATGTATGCCTGTCGGTGCAGCAAGACCGCGATCTAGCGGCCAGCCTGCACAGCGTCTTGCCATTGCCGACGCCGATACTGATAGACGACGACGGCGCACTGCTCGATACAGAAGATCCGCTAGACCTCGCCGCGTTCGACGAGCC
- the rimI gene encoding ribosomal protein S18-alanine N-acetyltransferase codes for MTNASKNTGATADSLTFRRMTEADLDAVLKIEYAAFTHPWTRGIFLDALKSYEIWLMFEGAQQVGHGVINVIIDEAHLLNITVKPESQGRGLGLRLLEHLMSRAYELNGRECFLELRASNLSAYRLYESFGFNEIGRRRDYYPAAGGHEDALVMACTLFE; via the coding sequence ATGACTAACGCTTCGAAAAACACTGGCGCAACGGCCGACTCCTTGACCTTTCGACGTATGACTGAGGCCGACCTGGACGCGGTATTGAAGATCGAATATGCGGCGTTCACCCACCCGTGGACCCGGGGTATTTTCCTCGATGCGCTCAAATCTTATGAAATATGGCTGATGTTCGAAGGCGCTCAGCAAGTCGGCCATGGCGTGATTAACGTCATCATCGATGAAGCACACCTGCTTAACATTACCGTCAAACCTGAAAGCCAAGGCCGGGGTTTAGGGCTGCGCTTATTGGAGCATCTAATGTCCCGTGCCTACGAGCTTAATGGGCGCGAGTGTTTTCTCGAACTCAGGGCCAGCAACCTGTCGGCCTATCGTTTGTACGAAAGTTTTGGCTTCAACGAGATTGGCCGCCGCCGCGATTACTACCCAGCAGCGGGTGGCCATGAAGATGCGTTGGTCATGGCCTGCACCTTGTTCGAGTAA
- the mksB gene encoding Mks condensin complex protein MksB, with amino-acid sequence MIEPKRVLRALAEHWALLEPLCEHFDQGTLSLTELRLQLAAQQLDSTPQDITHLLDVWIRLDILVPVAKSPNRFELNAQIHDFLSYLRHEHRLGLCLEIEAYLRHLERLAGYIQDAFDIRDASDLARQLRLLDMRVRDVLKKLANDEQALIAVAERAKTSDRQIPLRQRYAEVLATWDEYIEPMIQLVNADGAFEQGVRKVENVLLRLLTEQQRLGHLVDDDMLLRTHARILEMQTSAQLTLRHARELLLPLREEARRHNAVTRGAALALSAIRKRGIDAVPHAAMPMFTRPQSTFLGSASQVEAYVYALARFEPKPAKFPTANVSTRKGEPPRAPRTVKEMLERCEDALPLPDLMVWLLEQEPNGPTDELLYWFSRLSRDKRFSRERLDRRDYHTQEHQVSLRSFALLSSRDEHLENSASTSHAY; translated from the coding sequence ATGATCGAACCTAAGCGCGTCTTGCGCGCCCTTGCCGAGCACTGGGCGTTATTAGAGCCACTGTGCGAACACTTCGACCAAGGCACGTTAAGCCTGACCGAGTTGCGCCTGCAATTGGCGGCTCAGCAACTGGACAGCACGCCGCAGGACATCACCCACCTGCTGGACGTGTGGATTCGTCTGGACATTCTGGTTCCGGTGGCCAAAAGCCCGAACCGTTTTGAACTGAACGCTCAGATTCACGACTTTCTGTCTTACCTGCGGCACGAACATCGCCTGGGTTTGTGCTTGGAAATTGAAGCCTACCTGCGCCATTTGGAGCGGTTGGCGGGTTACATCCAGGACGCTTTTGATATTCGCGACGCCAGTGATCTAGCGCGTCAACTGCGCCTGCTCGACATGCGCGTGCGCGATGTTCTGAAGAAGCTCGCCAATGATGAACAGGCGTTGATCGCAGTGGCCGAAAGAGCCAAGACCAGCGACCGACAGATTCCTCTTCGTCAACGGTATGCCGAGGTACTGGCGACCTGGGACGAATACATCGAACCGATGATCCAGTTGGTTAACGCCGATGGCGCGTTTGAACAAGGCGTGCGCAAGGTCGAAAACGTCCTGCTGCGCCTGCTCACTGAACAGCAGCGCCTTGGCCATCTGGTGGATGACGACATGCTGCTGCGCACGCATGCGCGCATCCTTGAGATGCAGACCAGCGCTCAGTTGACCTTGCGCCATGCGCGGGAGCTGTTATTGCCGCTGCGCGAAGAAGCGCGTCGGCATAACGCCGTGACCCGTGGCGCAGCGCTGGCGTTGTCGGCGATTCGCAAACGCGGCATCGATGCGGTGCCCCACGCGGCCATGCCTATGTTCACACGGCCGCAAAGCACGTTTCTGGGCAGTGCTAGCCAGGTTGAAGCCTATGTCTATGCCTTGGCCCGTTTCGAACCGAAACCGGCGAAGTTTCCCACGGCCAACGTCAGCACCCGTAAGGGCGAGCCACCCCGGGCTCCACGCACCGTTAAAGAAATGCTGGAGCGCTGCGAAGATGCATTGCCACTGCCCGACCTGATGGTTTGGTTACTGGAACAAGAACCGAACGGTCCCACCGACGAATTGCTGTACTGGTTCTCGCGCCTCTCACGGGACAAACGCTTCAGCCGCGAACGCCTGGATCGTCGCGATTATCACACTCAGGAGCACCAGGTCAGCCTGCGCTCCTTCGCCCTGCTCTCTAGCCGAGATGAGCACCTAGAGAATTCTGCGAGCACCTCTCATGCATATTGA
- a CDS encoding WbuC family cupin fold metalloprotein codes for MKQITPADLDALAAQAQQSSRLRANRNLHVELSDPIQRLAIAMEPGTYVRAQRHPHTWELLYPLSGRFVVLNFDDAGAVIERTVLGEDCAVLEIPAGCWHAVLSLDVGGVIFEVKHGPYMPVAEEDFADWSGAEGSPLASTLMSWYATAQIGQHFSGV; via the coding sequence ATGAAGCAGATCACCCCCGCCGACCTGGATGCGCTCGCCGCTCAGGCCCAGCAATCATCTCGCCTGCGCGCCAACCGCAATCTTCATGTGGAGCTGAGCGACCCAATCCAGCGCCTGGCAATCGCCATGGAGCCTGGCACTTACGTTCGTGCGCAACGTCACCCCCATACGTGGGAATTGCTCTACCCACTGAGCGGTCGTTTCGTCGTCTTGAATTTCGATGACGCCGGTGCTGTGATCGAGCGCACCGTGCTGGGCGAAGATTGCGCTGTTCTGGAGATTCCTGCAGGTTGCTGGCATGCCGTGCTTTCGCTGGACGTCGGCGGGGTGATCTTCGAAGTGAAGCATGGCCCGTACATGCCCGTTGCCGAAGAAGACTTTGCCGACTGGTCCGGCGCCGAAGGCAGTCCGTTGGCAAGTACCCTTATGAGTTGGTACGCGACGGCGCAGATTGGCCAGCATTTTTCGGGCGTTTAA
- a CDS encoding protease modulator HflC, translating to MSSTLKWLLAGLGIAVLWALGSSVYVVDETQQALIIRFGAPMGVAGAPGLKFKIPFSDSLVFYDSRLQMLTSPAEQVILGDQKRVEVVTYTRFRISDPLRFYQAVGTLDQANAQLTQMVSSSLRRELGQVSLRSLLSDERRPEVAIIQKDVADKARALGVDVTEVRLHRADLPFEASQAIYDRMKSERNREAKELRAQGFEWAQQIQGKADRDRTVLLSEVQRQSAITHGEADAEANQVLSAAFSKDPEFYKLYRSLQTYRQALADSQPMLVLTPDAEFLKQFRSGPATTPHK from the coding sequence GTGAGTTCGACGCTGAAGTGGCTTCTGGCAGGTCTAGGCATCGCCGTACTCTGGGCCTTGGGTTCATCGGTGTATGTGGTTGATGAAACCCAACAAGCACTGATTATTCGATTTGGTGCGCCCATGGGCGTGGCCGGTGCGCCGGGGCTGAAATTCAAAATCCCGTTCAGTGACTCGCTGGTGTTCTACGACAGCCGTTTGCAAATGCTCACCTCGCCTGCCGAACAGGTCATTCTCGGTGACCAGAAGCGTGTGGAAGTGGTCACCTACACTCGCTTTCGGATCAGCGACCCGCTGCGTTTCTACCAGGCGGTGGGCACCCTGGACCAGGCCAATGCTCAACTGACGCAAATGGTCAGCTCGTCGTTGCGCCGGGAATTAGGCCAAGTGTCGCTGCGGTCATTGCTGTCGGACGAGCGTCGGCCGGAAGTTGCGATTATTCAGAAAGACGTTGCTGACAAGGCGCGCGCGCTGGGCGTCGACGTCACCGAAGTGCGACTGCACCGTGCCGATTTGCCGTTCGAGGCCAGCCAAGCGATCTACGACCGGATGAAGTCCGAGCGTAACCGTGAAGCGAAAGAACTTCGCGCCCAGGGCTTCGAGTGGGCGCAACAGATTCAGGGCAAAGCCGACCGGGACCGGACCGTGTTGTTGTCCGAAGTGCAGCGTCAATCGGCAATTACCCACGGCGAGGCCGACGCCGAGGCTAACCAGGTGTTGTCGGCAGCGTTTAGCAAAGACCCCGAGTTCTACAAGTTGTACCGCTCGTTGCAGACGTACCGGCAAGCGTTGGCCGACAGCCAGCCGATGTTGGTGTTGACCCCGGACGCCGAGTTCCTCAAGCAGTTCCGTTCGGGCCCTGCAACGACGCCCCACAAGTAA
- a CDS encoding Kdo hydroxylase family protein encodes MTAIVSLPIRSWDQPISSADQALALEALESGNVVLLPQLPFVVREDERTLLKSTVIQGIKNVSLTPANGTFKGSKGTEAEQRQLQSMMTRFAMSTKTLTTNLLGHYEDSLQQARTSFRPVEISGRASSWRKDDTRLHVDNFPSSPTSGKRILRVFSNVNPQNQPRVWRLGDQFEAVAQRYLASLPKPLWGASTVMNALGITKSPRSAYDHYMLRLHDHMKADQEYQTQPSHQEHRFASGTTWMVFTDQVPHAAMSGKFVLEQTFLLPVEHMQHPAQAPLRVLERLTGRTLA; translated from the coding sequence ATGACTGCAATTGTCAGTCTACCAATCAGGTCGTGGGACCAACCGATTAGCAGTGCCGACCAAGCCCTCGCCCTTGAGGCGTTGGAGTCGGGCAATGTTGTCCTTCTGCCTCAACTGCCATTCGTCGTTCGTGAGGATGAACGTACACTGCTCAAATCCACTGTGATTCAGGGCATCAAGAACGTCAGCCTAACACCCGCCAACGGCACGTTTAAAGGCAGCAAGGGCACTGAAGCTGAACAGCGCCAGCTACAGTCGATGATGACGCGCTTCGCGATGTCGACCAAAACCTTGACTACCAACCTGCTCGGCCATTACGAAGACAGCCTGCAACAAGCTCGCACCAGCTTTCGACCAGTGGAGATCTCTGGGCGCGCTAGCTCGTGGCGCAAGGATGACACTCGGTTGCACGTTGATAATTTCCCGTCGTCACCGACGTCGGGCAAACGCATTCTTCGTGTCTTCAGCAACGTCAATCCGCAGAATCAACCTCGCGTATGGCGGCTTGGCGATCAGTTCGAGGCGGTTGCACAGCGCTATTTGGCGTCATTGCCAAAACCTTTGTGGGGCGCCAGTACGGTGATGAACGCGTTGGGCATCACCAAAAGCCCGCGCAGCGCCTACGATCACTACATGCTGCGTCTGCATGACCACATGAAAGCCGATCAGGAATACCAGACTCAACCGTCGCACCAGGAACATCGATTTGCCTCAGGCACGACTTGGATGGTCTTCACCGATCAGGTGCCCCATGCAGCCATGAGCGGTAAATTCGTTTTGGAGCAAACGTTTTTACTGCCAGTCGAACACATGCAACATCCCGCCCAAGCGCCGCTTCGAGTGCTAGAACGTCTGACGGGCCGCACACTGGCGTAA
- the can gene encoding carbonate dehydratase, translated as MNELQDLIDNNERWADAIKDKDPEFFAKLARQQAPEYLWIGCSDARVPANEIVGMLPGDLFVHRNVANVVLHTDLNCLSVIQYAVDVLKVKHILVTGHYGCGGVRASMQNCQLGLIDGWLRSIRDLYYENRAPLAALSTEEERVDRLCELNVIQQVANVGHTSIVQNAWHRGQKLSIHGCIYGIKDGRFKSLNATITGFEQLPPQYRLRPLGE; from the coding sequence ATGAACGAACTACAAGACCTGATTGACAACAACGAGCGCTGGGCCGATGCAATCAAGGATAAAGACCCGGAGTTTTTCGCCAAGCTGGCTCGCCAGCAAGCGCCGGAATACCTGTGGATCGGTTGCTCAGATGCCCGAGTGCCCGCCAACGAAATTGTCGGCATGTTGCCAGGCGATCTGTTCGTACACCGCAACGTAGCCAACGTGGTGCTGCACACCGACCTCAATTGCCTGTCGGTGATTCAATATGCAGTGGACGTGCTCAAGGTTAAACACATCCTGGTGACCGGCCACTATGGCTGCGGCGGCGTGCGTGCATCGATGCAGAACTGCCAGTTGGGGCTGATTGACGGATGGCTGCGGTCGATTCGGGACCTGTATTACGAAAACCGCGCACCCTTGGCCGCGTTATCGACCGAAGAAGAGCGTGTCGACCGATTGTGTGAGCTGAACGTGATTCAGCAGGTGGCGAACGTCGGTCACACCAGCATTGTGCAAAACGCCTGGCACCGGGGGCAAAAGCTGTCGATCCATGGCTGCATCTACGGCATTAAGGATGGGCGTTTCAAAAGCCTGAACGCCACCATCACTGGTTTCGAGCAGTTGCCGCCGCAGTACCGGTTGCGTCCGTTGGGAGAGTAA
- a CDS encoding energy transducer TonB: MLNESRRRAYLNAMQVVNWLPRTALPFAAPSRPELLAPLPPPVEPGIKQLSPASVAVAPAAVALNAKPVIEPPKVEVPRPSLASTRNNAVIDVAQAASAPIKAAFVAPPRFALQLLRAGRCLLLVELPTGEAFQSRDPAYLLLKDMLRAAGLRDSPRIIGEPVRWPLLVRGQLDQGPESARDFVQGFVSARLEDEPCACLWLIGLPSIRFAGEANAESYNRELQVEGLGSAWALPGLELLMDEPQRKADVWLAMRRLMTRWKTIE; the protein is encoded by the coding sequence TTGCTTAATGAGTCCCGCCGCCGCGCTTATCTAAACGCCATGCAGGTGGTCAACTGGCTGCCGCGCACTGCGCTTCCCTTTGCGGCACCTTCGCGCCCGGAATTACTGGCACCGTTGCCTCCGCCTGTCGAACCGGGCATCAAGCAGCTGTCTCCGGCGTCGGTGGCAGTGGCTCCCGCAGCTGTTGCGCTCAACGCCAAGCCGGTGATCGAGCCCCCAAAGGTCGAAGTACCCCGTCCATCCTTGGCCAGCACGCGAAATAACGCCGTGATCGACGTTGCACAAGCAGCATCCGCGCCGATCAAAGCGGCGTTTGTTGCGCCGCCGCGTTTTGCCTTGCAATTGCTCCGGGCCGGCCGTTGTCTGCTACTGGTCGAGTTACCCACAGGCGAAGCGTTTCAAAGTCGCGATCCGGCGTACCTGTTGCTCAAGGACATGCTGCGTGCGGCGGGTTTGCGCGATAGCCCGCGGATCATTGGCGAGCCGGTTCGTTGGCCACTGTTGGTACGTGGGCAGCTTGACCAAGGACCTGAGTCTGCGCGTGATTTCGTCCAAGGCTTCGTTAGCGCTCGTTTGGAAGATGAGCCCTGCGCTTGCCTATGGCTCATTGGTTTGCCGTCGATCAGGTTTGCCGGCGAAGCCAACGCCGAATCTTACAACCGTGAACTGCAGGTCGAAGGGCTTGGCAGCGCCTGGGCCTTGCCAGGTCTGGAACTATTAATGGACGAGCCGCAACGCAAAGCTGATGTCTGGCTAGCCATGCGACGGCTGATGACACGATGGAAGACGATTGAATGA
- a CDS encoding serine kinase/phosphatase, with protein MTESRRPYGSPQPEPIDDNEDRMGSMEELHFEEDEPTARIGDLIPEEELAHEIPDERVREAGMTGASTSDHHSTDDDMSPETLIDEDGARSPHEAGDDTPADWELSIVGENDIGGGDGLDEAELADIDPLDGKPQPRNPE; from the coding sequence ATGACTGAATCACGTCGCCCGTATGGCTCACCGCAGCCGGAACCGATTGACGATAATGAAGACCGAATGGGTTCAATGGAAGAACTTCACTTCGAGGAAGATGAGCCTACCGCTCGCATCGGCGATCTGATACCTGAAGAGGAACTTGCCCACGAGATCCCCGATGAGCGTGTCCGAGAAGCGGGAATGACCGGGGCCTCGACCTCAGACCACCACTCAACCGACGACGACATGAGCCCGGAAACCCTGATCGACGAGGACGGAGCGCGCTCACCTCACGAAGCGGGCGACGACACTCCGGCGGATTGGGAGCTGAGTATCGTCGGCGAAAATGATATTGGCGGTGGCGACGGTCTGGACGAGGCCGAACTGGCGGATATCGATCCGCTGGACGGTAAACCACAACCTCGAAATCCTGAGTGA
- a CDS encoding TerC family protein, translated as MVFEGLLHALSMIFQIGLLDLILSGDNALVIALACRGLPAEQVKKAVMIGTSGAIMLRVLLTTLAGWLLLVPFLKIAGAGLLIFIAIKLLIEERMDDDSSPVENVTTTLSGAVATVLIADLVMSMDNVVGLAAVAQGSVFYLVLGLFLSVPLLMFGSIQIVHVLRLNPMLVSVGGALLGYVAGDIAVSDPAIVGWVNTQSPALNVMVPLLCAAFVVLQARIIRVRRTQLPRPAPRLRVIAPVPEPVRPRVIAESPLDSVMAVAVVAAVEVSEPLPIDVPEGPLAPLSEAITPTPAPVRPRRTLNGPARIILTLCAIFTVSWLVYSFIGSIANGLLPKPMADSAYICPGSIATIYYRPGGSSIRIVTGDGEASGYVSLQKILWENPTAAVRDLHLSPPTELEKTNNNVVTVSGGSFSQIQCVRPH; from the coding sequence ATGGTGTTTGAAGGTTTACTGCACGCGCTCAGCATGATTTTCCAGATCGGTTTGCTGGACCTGATTTTGTCTGGAGACAACGCGCTGGTGATTGCGCTGGCTTGCCGTGGGCTGCCGGCCGAACAGGTCAAAAAAGCGGTGATGATTGGCACCAGCGGCGCGATCATGTTGCGCGTCTTGCTGACCACCCTTGCCGGGTGGTTACTGCTGGTCCCTTTTTTGAAAATCGCCGGCGCCGGTTTGTTGATCTTCATCGCCATCAAGCTGTTGATCGAAGAGCGCATGGATGACGACAGCAGCCCTGTCGAAAACGTTACGACTACGTTATCCGGTGCCGTGGCCACCGTGCTGATCGCCGACTTGGTGATGAGCATGGACAACGTCGTCGGTCTCGCCGCCGTCGCGCAAGGCAGTGTGTTCTATCTGGTACTGGGCCTGTTTTTAAGCGTGCCATTGCTGATGTTCGGCAGTATCCAAATCGTCCACGTGCTTCGACTCAATCCGATGTTGGTGTCGGTGGGCGGCGCATTGCTGGGGTACGTTGCGGGCGATATCGCCGTGTCCGACCCAGCAATCGTGGGCTGGGTCAACACCCAGTCTCCAGCGTTGAACGTGATGGTGCCGCTGCTGTGCGCGGCGTTCGTGGTCCTGCAAGCGCGCATCATCCGCGTCCGGCGCACCCAGCTTCCGAGGCCGGCGCCACGCCTGCGGGTCATCGCACCGGTGCCGGAACCCGTGCGGCCGCGGGTGATCGCCGAATCGCCACTCGACAGCGTAATGGCCGTCGCCGTAGTGGCTGCCGTCGAGGTCAGCGAGCCGCTGCCGATTGACGTGCCCGAGGGCCCGTTGGCCCCATTGTCTGAAGCGATCACGCCAACCCCCGCACCCGTGCGCCCACGTCGTACCCTTAACGGCCCGGCACGCATTATATTGACCCTCTGTGCGATCTTTACGGTGAGCTGGCTGGTTTACAGTTTTATCGGCAGCATCGCGAACGGCTTGCTTCCCAAGCCTATGGCTGACAGTGCTTACATTTGCCCCGGTTCGATTGCCACCATTTACTATCGCCCCGGTGGCAGCTCAATCCGCATCGTCACCGGCGACGGTGAAGCGTCTGGTTATGTGAGCCTGCAAAAGATATTGTGGGAAAACCCGACAGCTGCCGTCAGAGATCTTCACCTCTCGCCGCCTACCGAGCTGGAGAAGACCAACAACAATGTGGTGACGGTCAGCGGCGGTAGCTTCTCGCAGATCCAGTGTGTCCGCCCCCATTAA
- the hflK gene encoding FtsH protease activity modulator HflK: protein MTDSPAPVLVEATHSAASLRERINYSIAVLDLKGRGLLLIGGLIVLAWIFSGIYKVQPDEQGVVLRFGRWADTTDSGLHYHFPFPIETVLLPKVTQVNQLQLGTASTALTTGNSGSRDKQMLTGDENIVEADCTVFWRIKDAGLYLFKISEPERSVKIAAESALREVIGRTPIQAAMSDKRAQIADETRELLQQLLDSEQAGILITQVQLQRVDPPPQVIDAFNDVQRARADQERARNEAEAYANDVIPRARGDAARITQDAEAYKSQVGNLAEGEAKRFLSVYYSYVQSKDVTAWRLYMESMDEVLKKASKVIIDSSGKGMSGVVPYLPLSDPGKTVQKDAKS from the coding sequence ATGACCGATAGCCCGGCGCCTGTTCTGGTCGAAGCCACCCATTCGGCGGCGAGCCTGCGCGAACGGATCAATTACAGCATCGCCGTTCTGGATCTCAAAGGACGCGGCTTGTTGTTGATCGGGGGGCTCATCGTATTGGCCTGGATCTTCTCGGGCATTTACAAGGTTCAACCGGACGAGCAGGGCGTGGTGCTGCGCTTTGGTCGTTGGGCGGATACCACTGACTCTGGCCTGCATTACCACTTTCCTTTCCCCATCGAAACCGTGCTGTTGCCGAAGGTGACTCAAGTCAACCAACTGCAGCTGGGCACTGCTAGCACCGCGTTGACGACGGGTAATAGTGGTTCGCGGGACAAACAGATGCTGACCGGCGACGAAAACATCGTCGAAGCCGATTGCACAGTATTCTGGCGAATAAAAGACGCGGGGCTTTACCTGTTCAAAATCAGTGAACCCGAGCGCTCGGTTAAAATTGCCGCTGAAAGCGCTTTGCGCGAAGTCATTGGCCGCACGCCTATTCAGGCGGCTATGTCCGACAAGCGCGCACAAATTGCCGATGAAACTCGGGAGTTGCTCCAACAGTTGCTGGACAGTGAGCAAGCCGGCATTTTGATCACTCAGGTTCAGCTGCAACGGGTTGACCCGCCACCGCAAGTTATCGACGCCTTCAACGATGTTCAGCGTGCGCGTGCCGACCAAGAGCGCGCGCGTAACGAAGCCGAAGCCTACGCTAACGATGTCATCCCCCGTGCGCGCGGCGACGCGGCGCGAATCACCCAAGACGCCGAGGCCTATAAATCCCAAGTCGGTAACCTGGCCGAAGGCGAGGCCAAGCGCTTCCTGTCTGTGTATTACAGCTACGTGCAATCCAAAGACGTCACGGCTTGGCGTTTGTACATGGAAAGCATGGACGAAGTGCTGAAAAAAGCCTCCAAAGTCATTATCGATTCTTCAGGCAAAGGCATGTCCGGCGTAGTGCCTTACCTGCCGCTTTCCGACCCTGGCAAGACCGTGCAAAAGGACGCCAAATCGTGA